From a single Caldisalinibacter kiritimatiensis genomic region:
- a CDS encoding low molecular weight protein arginine phosphatase encodes MKHILFVCTGNTCRSSMAEALFKDMIEKAGKDIKGLKVASAGVCAIPNQPATAQAIHALKEEGIDLSSHRSKPLTKEMIDKADLILTMTVNHKNAVLQMTPDAKGKVFTLKEYALKDINIDEILDELGVLYSRLREKREELITRRAKEIEALKRRREKIIKELNEIENEIKEWQMQIEAELEDDKAEIMRLEKKIPELDIVDPFGKPVEEYKKSAKEIKETLTKILEKIMEEIKNN; translated from the coding sequence ATGAAACATATCTTATTTGTTTGCACAGGTAATACTTGTCGTAGCAGTATGGCTGAAGCTTTATTTAAAGATATGATTGAAAAAGCAGGAAAGGATATAAAAGGTCTAAAGGTAGCATCTGCAGGAGTATGTGCTATACCTAATCAACCAGCAACAGCTCAGGCCATTCATGCATTGAAAGAAGAAGGAATTGACCTATCTTCCCATAGGTCAAAGCCTTTAACTAAAGAAATGATAGATAAAGCGGATTTAATTCTTACAATGACAGTAAATCATAAAAATGCAGTATTACAAATGACTCCAGATGCAAAAGGTAAAGTATTTACCCTAAAAGAATATGCTTTGAAGGATATTAACATAGACGAGATATTAGATGAGTTAGGAGTTTTGTATAGTAGACTAAGGGAAAAAAGAGAAGAATTAATTACTAGAAGAGCAAAAGAAATTGAGGCACTAAAAAGAAGAAGAGAAAAAATAATAAAAGAATTAAATGAAATCGAAAATGAAATAAAAGAATGGCAAATGCAAATAGAGGCAGAATTAGAAGATGATAAGGCAGAGATAATGAGATTAGAAAAAAAGATACCAGAGTTGGATATTGTTGACCCCTTTGGCAAGCCAGTTGAAGAATATAAGAAGAGTGCTAAAGAAATAAAAGAAACTTTAACAAAGATTTTAGAAAAAATAATGGAAGAAATTAAAAATAACTAA
- a CDS encoding L-threonylcarbamoyladenylate synthase, with translation MKVLKTKVLKIDINNLEKQKIEQGAEILKRGGTVAFPTETVYGLGANALDEKAISKIFKAKGRPQDNPLIVHIAEIEQLYDIVEEVPQRALDLIERFWPGPLTIIFKKNSKVPDRITGGLSTVAIRMPNHPIALKLIKEANLPIAAPSANTSGRPSPTDASHVIEDLTGKIDMIIDGGATGIGVESTVLDLSTEIPTILRPGGVTKEDLLTIFPKVEFDPALELKNKNIIPKSPGQKYRHYSPEAEMIIVTGEIHNMIEKINELTSEYQKEGKKVGIIATNQTKDKYNNENLIVVGDRRKLETISRNLFKTLREFDKIGVDIIIAEGVTEEGLGKAIMNRMNKAAGGRVIKIN, from the coding sequence ATGAAAGTATTGAAAACTAAAGTATTAAAAATAGATATTAATAATTTAGAAAAACAAAAAATTGAACAAGGGGCAGAAATATTAAAAAGAGGAGGCACTGTTGCCTTTCCCACAGAAACAGTGTACGGTCTAGGAGCCAATGCTTTAGATGAAAAAGCAATATCTAAGATATTTAAAGCAAAGGGAAGACCTCAAGATAATCCATTAATTGTACATATAGCAGAGATTGAGCAATTATACGATATAGTAGAGGAAGTACCACAAAGAGCCTTAGATTTAATAGAAAGATTTTGGCCTGGGCCTTTAACGATTATATTTAAGAAAAATTCAAAGGTTCCAGACAGAATAACTGGAGGACTTTCAACTGTAGCCATAAGAATGCCTAATCACCCTATCGCATTGAAGTTAATAAAGGAAGCTAATTTACCTATAGCAGCTCCTAGTGCAAATACATCTGGTAGACCTAGCCCTACTGACGCATCCCATGTTATAGAAGATTTAACTGGTAAAATAGATATGATAATAGACGGAGGAGCAACAGGTATAGGTGTAGAATCAACAGTATTAGACCTGTCAACAGAGATACCTACTATTCTTAGGCCAGGTGGAGTTACTAAAGAGGATTTACTAACTATTTTTCCTAAAGTTGAGTTTGACCCTGCATTAGAATTAAAGAATAAAAACATAATACCTAAATCTCCAGGACAAAAGTATAGACATTATTCACCGGAGGCAGAAATGATTATTGTAACAGGGGAAATACACAATATGATTGAAAAAATAAATGAGTTGACAAGTGAATACCAAAAAGAAGGTAAAAAAGTAGGAATAATAGCTACAAATCAAACTAAGGATAAGTATAATAATGAAAATTTAATTGTAGTAGGAGATAGAAGGAAGTTAGAAACTATTTCAAGAAATTTATTTAAGACTTTGAGAGAATTCGATAAAATTGGGGTAGATATAATAATAGCTGAAGGAGTAACAGAAGAAGGACTAGGCAAAGCTATAATGAATAGAATGAATAAAGCTGCAGGTGGAAGGGTAATAAAAATAAATTAA
- a CDS encoding glycosyltransferase family 4 protein, translating into MEKYYIPFVIALVATYILTPFVKRFAEKIGAIDVPKDNRRIHKKPIPLMGGLAIYISTVVSMLLFLPMDKTSIAIIAGGTIIVISGIIDDMKSLSPKLKLLAQIVAAIILIWGDIKIEFITNPFASTGMTYLKIFSIPVTIFWVVGITNTLNLIDGLDGLASGVASIAAVSLLFVSSINGFPTVMMMSAILAGAALGFLPHNFNPAKIFMGDTGSLFLGYMLSVIAIEGVMKSVAAIAIAVPVLALGLPIFDTTFAIFRRFLNGRPIMEADKGHLHHRLLDRGFTQKQTVLVLYVISMFLGTIAVLLADIETDKGIIILGVVSVFILLGASRLGLFDIDSLKKINQRKNANN; encoded by the coding sequence ATGGAAAAATATTATATACCATTTGTCATAGCATTAGTCGCAACATATATACTAACTCCGTTTGTTAAAAGATTTGCTGAAAAGATAGGAGCTATAGATGTACCAAAAGATAATAGAAGAATTCATAAGAAACCAATTCCACTTATGGGTGGATTAGCTATATATATTTCCACAGTTGTTTCGATGTTATTATTTTTACCAATGGACAAGACGAGTATAGCAATAATTGCTGGAGGTACAATTATAGTTATATCAGGTATAATAGATGATATGAAATCTTTATCTCCTAAATTGAAATTATTAGCTCAAATAGTGGCTGCTATTATACTTATATGGGGAGATATAAAGATAGAGTTTATAACAAACCCGTTTGCATCTACTGGAATGACTTACTTAAAGATTTTTTCCATACCAGTAACGATTTTCTGGGTTGTAGGTATAACTAATACGTTGAATTTAATAGATGGATTAGATGGGTTAGCATCAGGAGTAGCATCTATAGCAGCAGTATCATTACTTTTTGTATCATCAATAAATGGATTTCCAACTGTAATGATGATGTCAGCAATATTAGCAGGAGCAGCATTAGGATTTCTTCCTCATAATTTTAATCCAGCAAAGATTTTTATGGGAGATACAGGTTCTCTATTTTTAGGATATATGCTTTCGGTAATTGCCATTGAGGGTGTGATGAAGAGTGTAGCAGCTATAGCTATAGCAGTACCAGTATTAGCTTTAGGCTTACCAATATTTGATACTACTTTTGCTATATTTAGAAGGTTTCTTAATGGGAGACCAATAATGGAAGCAGATAAAGGTCATTTACATCACCGACTTTTAGATAGAGGATTTACACAAAAGCAGACAGTTTTAGTATTATATGTAATAAGTATGTTTTTAGGTACTATAGCAGTATTATTAGCTGATATAGAAACAGATAAGGGAATTATAATTTTAGGAGTAGTTTCAGTATTTATATTACTTGGAGCTTCTCGTTTAGGTCTATTTGATATAGATTCATTAAAGAAAATAAATCAAAGGAAAAACGCTAATAACTAA
- the rpiB gene encoding ribose 5-phosphate isomerase B, giving the protein MKIALGSDHGGYELKEYIKEHLENKGIDFVDYGTGSTESVDYPEYGYKVAKAVKDGECDRGIICCGTGIGISISANKVPGIRCALCSDSYSARMSREHNNANVLALGGRVVGKDLAFEIVDTWLKAEFQGGRHERRVNKISDIEKEFTK; this is encoded by the coding sequence ATGAAAATTGCATTAGGTAGTGACCATGGAGGATATGAATTAAAGGAATATATAAAGGAGCATTTAGAAAACAAAGGCATAGATTTTGTTGACTATGGAACAGGCTCTACAGAATCAGTGGATTACCCTGAATATGGATATAAAGTAGCAAAAGCAGTAAAGGATGGAGAATGTGACAGAGGGATTATATGCTGTGGTACGGGAATAGGGATATCTATATCGGCTAATAAAGTTCCTGGTATAAGATGTGCACTATGTAGTGATTCATACTCAGCAAGAATGTCAAGGGAACATAATAATGCAAATGTGTTAGCACTAGGAGGTAGAGTAGTAGGTAAAGACCTAGCTTTTGAAATAGTAGACACATGGCTTAAAGCAGAGTTTCAAGGTGGAAGACATGAAAGAAGAGTTAATAAAATAAGTGATATTGAGAAGGAATTCACTAAATAG
- a CDS encoding deoxycytidylate deaminase — protein MENKRPSWDEYFMEIIQVVKKRSTCLRRKVGAVIVKDKRILSTGYNGAPTGLKHCSETGCLRDKLKVPSGQRHELCRGLHAEQNAIVQAANSGVSLEGATIYVTNQPCVVCAKMIINAGIKRVVFCGDYPDELSTQLLEQAKVELVKFD, from the coding sequence GTGGAAAATAAACGTCCTTCGTGGGATGAATACTTTATGGAGATAATTCAAGTAGTGAAAAAACGGTCTACGTGTTTAAGAAGAAAAGTTGGAGCTGTCATTGTAAAGGATAAAAGAATTTTATCAACTGGATATAATGGTGCACCTACAGGTTTGAAACATTGCAGTGAAACAGGTTGCTTAAGGGACAAGCTAAAAGTTCCATCAGGACAAAGACATGAACTATGTAGAGGCTTACATGCTGAGCAAAATGCTATAGTACAAGCTGCAAATTCAGGAGTAAGCTTAGAAGGTGCTACTATATATGTTACAAACCAACCTTGCGTTGTATGTGCAAAAATGATAATAAATGCAGGAATCAAAAGAGTAGTATTTTGTGGAGATTATCCAGATGAACTTTCAACACAATTATTGGAACAAGCGAAGGTAGAATTAGTTAAATTTGACTAA